Part of the Bacillota bacterium genome, AATCTACAATGCGTCGATATCGTGTTGAGAGGGGAAAACTAAAGTGGAAGAGAAAACAGTATTTGAAGTATTCAGACAGGCACCCTTTGGTTATGCTTATAGCAAGGTTATCTTGAATGACATGAGACAGCCTGAAGATTACATTTTTTTAGACATCAACCATGCCTTTGAAGAAATGACAGGACTGAAAAGAGAAGCTATCTTAGGTAAAAAAGTGACGGAAGTATTGTCAAATATTGGGCTCAGCAGTTTTGATTGGATGGCTGGTAAAGCAGTATTAAATGACGAAAAACAGGAAATTATTAAGTATTTAGAACCCCTTGAAAGGTGGTATAAAATAACAGTTTATTCTCCGGAAATAGGACATATTGTAACAATTTTTCAGGATATTTCAAAAGAGGTGGCGTACATTAAAACACTAAAGAAACAACGGAAAGAAATAAAAAGACTATCCCGCGATATCGAGACAATTTTTAACAGCACCCAGGATGCCATGTTCCTGGTCAAGGTGGAAGGAGGGGAATTCCGTTATCTTAGGAACAATGCTGCCTACAGGGAGTTGACAGGTTTTAGCATGGAAGAGCTGAAAGATAAAACACCTATTGAGCTGGCAGGAGAGGAAATTGGTGAAGTTGTAAAAGCTAATTATCAAAGGTGTATTGAAGAGCAAAGAGCCATTAACTATGAAGAAACTCTGGCACTGCCTGGAGGAGTAAAGGCCTGGCTTACCACTTTGACTCCCGTATGGGAGGAAGGCGAAATAAAATACATAGTTGGCTCGAGTAAAGACATAACCTTGCAGAAAAAGGCGGAAGAGAAACTTCAAAAGAAACTAAAATATGAAAAGCTTGTAAGTAATATTTCCCGCCTGGCTTTGCAGGAAGAAAACCCTGAAGTTTTTCTGACAAAACTACTGCGGATTTTAGGCGAAGGAACAGGAGTGAGCAGGGTTTATCTCTTTGAGAGAAATCAAAAAAGAGGGACTATGAGCAACACTTTTGAGTGGGCAGCACCCGGTATAACGCCCCAGAAAGAAATTCTTCAAGAATTACCTGAGGCTGGATTTGCCTGGTGGGTGGACAGGCTTAAAAACAGGAAAGTGATAAACTACAGTGATATTGAAGACATTCCGGACAAGAATGCAAAAGAATTATTGAAATTACAAGAGATTAAATCCCTGCTGGTACTGCCTGTATATGTTGATGAAAATTACTATGGTTTTATTGGTTTTGATGAGTGCTTGCAGTACAGGGAATGGGAAGAAGACGAAGTGGCGCTTTTGATAATTGTTACGGAAATTATTTCCCTGTATTTGCTGCAGAAAAAACGAGAAGACATGCTGTGGTTTGAAAATCAGCGTTTCAAAGCCCTGGTAGATTCAACCGAAGATATTATTTATGAATTGGACAAGGAACAGAGATATACTGGGGTGTACGGGAAATGGATGGGAAAAGGAGGAGTTAGACCCATATTTTTCTTGGGGAAAACCGCGCGAGATATTTTTGGGCCGGAAAAGGCTACCGTGCATGAGATAGCCAATAAGAAAGCCTTGGAGGGAGAGCATGTCGTTTATGAATGGGATATTGAGGTGGATGATGAGGTTAAATATTATCAAACATCCCTTTCCCCAATCATAAACCGGAAAGGTTTGATTTCGGGGCTTGTGGGAATAGGCAGGGAAATTACCGCGCTAATTAATATAAAGCAAGAATTGCAAAGAGAGAGAGAATTGCTTCGAACCACTCTCCTTTCCAT contains:
- a CDS encoding PAS domain S-box protein: MEEKTVFEVFRQAPFGYAYSKVILNDMRQPEDYIFLDINHAFEEMTGLKREAILGKKVTEVLSNIGLSSFDWMAGKAVLNDEKQEIIKYLEPLERWYKITVYSPEIGHIVTIFQDISKEVAYIKTLKKQRKEIKRLSRDIETIFNSTQDAMFLVKVEGGEFRYLRNNAAYRELTGFSMEELKDKTPIELAGEEIGEVVKANYQRCIEEQRAINYEETLALPGGVKAWLTTLTPVWEEGEIKYIVGSSKDITLQKKAEEKLQKKLKYEKLVSNISRLALQEENPEVFLTKLLRILGEGTGVSRVYLFERNQKRGTMSNTFEWAAPGITPQKEILQELPEAGFAWWVDRLKNRKVINYSDIEDIPDKNAKELLKLQEIKSLLVLPVYVDENYYGFIGFDECLQYREWEEDEVALLIIVTEIISLYLLQKKREDMLWFENQRFKALVDSTEDIIYELDKEQRYTGVYGKWMGKGGVRPIFFLGKTARDIFGPEKATVHEIANKKALEGEHVVYEWDIEVDDEVKYYQTSLSPIINRKGLISGLVGIGREITALINIKQELQRERELLRTTLLSIGDAVVTTDQEGRITSMNKVAEEITGWSLEEAKDKPFSQVFNLINEYTGQAAEDLIDKVLRIGKIVGLANHTVLINREGRQIPIADSAAPIKDGTGQIYGVVMVFRDVTKEKEQQKQILYLSYHDSLTGIYNRRFMEEKIRQADASQEVPLTVIMGDVNGLKLANDVFGHEVGDKLLQKAVEAIMENCRKEDIVGRWGGDEFLILLPRTNAETAENIIAGIKKSCERDVDTVIKLSISLGYAVKEKAEESLRQTIKEAEEWLYRRKLLEGKSYRNTIINTLLDVLFAKSIETEEHADRLQKYCLLIGRKLKLSAKELDDLSLLAVLHDIGKVGISENILLKPGFLTPDEWKEMKKHPEIGYRIARNTPELAGIAEYIFHHHERWDGKGYPVGLKGEEIPLLCRILAVSDAYDAMTTDRCYSKAKIKEDAMAEIKRNAGSQFDPEIVDKFFEIISSEG